One stretch of Thermoproteota archaeon DNA includes these proteins:
- a CDS encoding NADH-quinone oxidoreductase subunit J translates to MADAAFLALSVLTIGSAIAALELRSLIYGSIALMGTLGGVAGFFLLLDSPFVAMFQLAVYVGSIAVLILFTVMLVRRELIFKKIEDPRRKFAGIALMLVFMTALGAVIMDSGIKSITTDEPPVDFREIGTDFLTYYWPALIAMALILSGAVTGALVLARREDISDEQRTN, encoded by the coding sequence ATGGCTGATGCTGCGTTTCTAGCATTATCTGTTCTAACAATTGGCTCTGCAATTGCAGCATTAGAATTAAGATCTTTAATTTATGGCTCAATTGCATTAATGGGTACACTAGGTGGTGTAGCTGGATTCTTTTTGCTACTTGATTCACCATTTGTAGCAATGTTCCAACTTGCAGTTTATGTTGGCTCTATTGCAGTATTGATTTTGTTCACAGTTATGCTTGTGAGAAGAGAATTAATCTTCAAAAAAATTGAAGACCCAAGAAGAAAATTTGCTGGAATTGCATTAATGCTAGTCTTCATGACTGCATTAGGTGCTGTCATCATGGATTCTGGTATAAAGAGTATTACTACAGATGAACCCCCAGTAGACTTTAGAGAGATTGGTACTGATTTTCTTACTTACTATTGGCCTGCACTTATTGCAATGGCATTAATCTTATCGGGTGCTGTAACGGGCGCATTGGTTTTAGCTAGACGGGAGGATATTTCAGATGAGCAACGAACTAATTGA
- a CDS encoding NADH-quinone oxidoreductase subunit D, with translation MSKQLPPGLAVESVDERIMTLNVGPQHPGSGHMRLIIKIDGDYIVSCDPDPGYVHRGEEKMAEYRNYITNIPHLERPVIHDSCNVLYPYCLGVEDLLGIEVPERAKYVRVIASELNRCVYTLYWLAIYGIFLGHSTMFMWPAGDRELLIDLLEKMTGARVTHAYFVPGGTRNDLPANFEDVCLRQVNYFEKRIREYGPIFYDNPILIARTQDAGILSREDAIRLGTTGSVLRASGVDFDIRKKEPYDAYEELDFQTNVLKEGDSYARSKVPWLDMLESCRIIRDALAKMPKSGSVRVKLKPNPKGGDESVYRRVESGRGSLGCHIVSNNKPEPYRLKLSVGSFRNLICMPHLLKGEKLGNMPAVYWSLNYWPVEADR, from the coding sequence ATGAGTAAACAACTACCTCCAGGTTTAGCAGTCGAAAGCGTAGATGAGAGAATTATGACTCTCAATGTTGGACCACAACATCCTGGTTCTGGCCACATGCGATTGATAATCAAAATTGATGGTGACTATATTGTATCATGTGATCCTGATCCTGGATATGTCCATAGAGGAGAAGAAAAGATGGCAGAGTATAGAAATTACATTACAAACATTCCTCATCTTGAAAGACCAGTAATTCATGATTCATGTAATGTACTGTATCCATATTGTTTGGGTGTTGAGGACCTTTTAGGAATTGAAGTTCCAGAACGTGCAAAGTATGTTAGAGTTATTGCATCTGAGCTAAACCGATGTGTCTACACATTATACTGGTTGGCAATCTATGGAATATTCCTAGGACATTCTACAATGTTTATGTGGCCTGCAGGTGATCGTGAACTTTTAATCGACTTGCTTGAAAAAATGACAGGTGCTAGAGTTACACACGCATATTTTGTTCCAGGTGGTACAAGAAATGACTTACCAGCAAACTTTGAAGATGTTTGTCTTAGACAAGTAAATTATTTTGAAAAGAGAATTCGTGAATATGGTCCAATCTTTTATGATAATCCAATCTTAATTGCAAGAACACAGGATGCAGGAATTTTATCTCGTGAAGATGCTATTCGACTTGGAACAACAGGCTCTGTATTGCGTGCAAGTGGTGTTGACTTTGATATTAGAAAGAAAGAACCATACGATGCATATGAGGAACTTGATTTTCAAACAAATGTACTCAAAGAAGGTGACTCTTATGCAAGATCAAAAGTTCCATGGCTTGACATGCTTGAGAGCTGTAGAATAATTCGTGATGCATTAGCTAAAATGCCAAAGTCCGGTTCTGTACGTGTAAAACTGAAACCAAATCCAAAAGGTGGAGATGAATCTGTTTACAGACGAGTAGAATCCGGCAGAGGTTCTCTTGGCTGTCACATTGTTTCAAATAACAAACCAGAACCATACAGATTAAAACTCAGTGTTGGTTCCTTTAGAAATCTCATTTGTATGCCACATCTTCTCAAAGGTGAAAAACTCGGTAACATGCCAGCAGTTTATTGGAGTTTAAACTATTGGCCAGTGGAGGCTGACCGATAA
- a CDS encoding NADH-quinone oxidoreductase subunit I, with product MGTASGIIKALNSGIKHLAVKRFTLRYPEQKLKFVGDGYQFDPTTGVGIAGLKGRHMLFHDHCTGCQLCSIACEGVAEAIAMVKVPEEWKQNKKAIMPQIDYGKCVFCGLCVDACPFYALYMTNDYELSSYSKEGLIYTPAQLQVKPDVQQDAEIIITDRGATHG from the coding sequence ATGGGAACTGCTAGTGGAATTATCAAAGCACTAAATTCAGGAATAAAGCATTTAGCTGTAAAGCGTTTCACACTAAGATACCCTGAACAAAAACTCAAATTCGTAGGTGACGGTTATCAATTTGATCCAACAACGGGTGTTGGTATTGCAGGTCTCAAAGGAAGACACATGCTATTTCATGACCATTGTACTGGTTGCCAGCTCTGTTCTATAGCATGCGAAGGTGTTGCTGAAGCAATTGCAATGGTAAAAGTTCCAGAAGAGTGGAAACAAAACAAAAAAGCAATCATGCCACAAATTGATTACGGAAAATGTGTATTCTGTGGATTGTGTGTTGATGCTTGTCCATTTTATGCATTATACATGACTAATGATTATGAGTTATCATCTTATTCCAAAGAGGGACTGATATACACACCAGCTCAACTACAGGTAAAACCTGATGTTCAACAAGATGCTGAAATAATAATTACTGATAGAGGTGCAACTCATGGCTGA
- a CDS encoding NADH-quinone oxidoreductase subunit H has protein sequence MSIIAPKFRLGYFLKYVLDNVFWIIVLLTLVGLPLVQIMLFYIDLPIVNGELVNPFLALTWLADPSRTLPLIKALMFTDIFRIAAFPGFGFAALLAAGTIFVERKMLAKLQLRVGPFYCGKVEGILQLMADGLKLISKEIIIPAKSDKPIFIAAPLLFVGAAAAFVALIPVAPGGWVVADVDIGLIAVFAVIGFFPIITILSAWSANSKFPFIGGIRALHQMVSFEIPLILSLLGVVILTGTLNLTEIIESQSSFPWIIFLPVGAIVFFICALAELERIPFDLPEAESEIVAGWLTEFSGMMYGLVQLGSYLKLYAFAALFVVIFLGGWHGPMIWPPFPEEIITEGITAGPITAKIPGLPVFSQEMLNGVLWFVIKTVSVIFFILLPRGVFPRIRIDMLLKIGWYKLIGLAFVNIFIALTLLYAGVFGPGGIL, from the coding sequence ATGTCAATTATTGCACCAAAATTCCGGCTGGGATATTTTCTAAAGTACGTTCTTGATAACGTATTTTGGATAATTGTACTGTTGACTCTGGTTGGACTTCCTCTTGTCCAAATTATGTTGTTTTACATTGACCTACCAATAGTTAATGGAGAACTTGTAAACCCCTTCCTGGCACTTACATGGCTAGCAGATCCGTCTCGTACCTTGCCCCTAATCAAAGCACTAATGTTTACAGACATTTTTAGAATTGCTGCATTTCCTGGATTTGGTTTTGCTGCACTATTAGCAGCTGGCACAATTTTTGTTGAAAGAAAAATGCTAGCAAAACTCCAGCTCAGAGTTGGACCATTTTACTGTGGAAAAGTCGAGGGAATATTACAATTAATGGCAGACGGCCTAAAGTTAATCTCAAAAGAAATTATCATTCCTGCAAAGTCCGATAAGCCAATCTTTATTGCAGCACCACTTTTGTTTGTGGGCGCAGCTGCTGCATTCGTTGCATTAATCCCAGTAGCTCCTGGAGGATGGGTTGTTGCAGATGTAGACATTGGTCTAATTGCAGTATTTGCCGTAATTGGTTTCTTCCCAATAATTACAATCTTATCTGCTTGGTCTGCAAACAGCAAGTTCCCATTCATTGGTGGAATTAGAGCACTTCACCAAATGGTTTCATTTGAAATTCCATTAATCTTATCATTACTTGGCGTTGTTATTCTTACAGGAACTCTAAATCTTACAGAGATTATTGAATCCCAGTCTTCATTCCCTTGGATTATCTTTTTGCCAGTTGGTGCAATTGTATTTTTCATATGTGCTCTAGCTGAGCTAGAAAGAATTCCTTTTGATCTTCCAGAAGCAGAAAGTGAAATTGTTGCTGGATGGTTAACTGAATTTTCTGGAATGATGTATGGACTAGTTCAACTTGGTTCTTACTTGAAATTATATGCATTTGCTGCATTGTTTGTAGTGATCTTCCTAGGTGGATGGCATGGACCTATGATCTGGCCTCCCTTCCCAGAAGAAATAATCACTGAGGGTATAACTGCAGGTCCAATCACTGCAAAGATTCCTGGTTTGCCAGTATTTTCACAAGAAATGCTTAATGGCGTTTTGTGGTTTGTAATTAAAACAGTATCTGTAATCTTTTTCATATTACTCCCAAGAGGTGTGTTCCCAAGAATTAGAATTGATATGTTATTGAAAATTGGTTGGTACAAATTAATTGGTCTTGCATTCGTTAACATCTTTATAGCACTCACCTTGCTTTATGCTGGAGTATTTGGTCCTGGGGGAATTTTGTAA